In Lonchura striata isolate bLonStr1 chromosome 2, bLonStr1.mat, whole genome shotgun sequence, a single genomic region encodes these proteins:
- the PAXBP1 gene encoding PAX3- and PAX7-binding protein 1: MFRKARRVNVRKRNDSEEEDEERDEEPPQEPAAAAAGEGPSEASAPPGAGLLPLPAGCVPLALPGSPAAFACAASYGAALGLGLGLMGGDRAGLGALAAPAALRPPPQQGNGLPAAGRPKEKKRSRENKEVPRASLLSFQDEEEETEEVFKVKKSSYSKKIVKQLKKEYKEDLEKSKVRTEVNSPTDVEAPLEKIGQNKDIGQEDGTANSEHGEEEMEVESEKEEEKPKAGGAFSSALSSLNVLRPGEIPDAAFIHAARKKRQMARELGDFTPVDSEPGKSRLVREDENDASDDEDDDEKRRIVFTVKEKSQRQKIAEEIGIEGSDDEALVAGEQDEELSRWEQEQIRKGINIPQVQPSQPAEVNNVYYQNTYQTLSYGSSYGIPYTYAAYGSSETKSQKTDNTVPFKTPSNEMTPVTIDLVKKQLKDRLDSMKEMHKANRQQYEKHQQSQEDSTKAIERLEGSSGGIGERYKFLQEMRGYVQDLLECFSEKVPLINELESAMHQLYKQRASRLVQRRQDDIKDESSEFSSHSNKALMAPNLDSFGRDRVIYQEQVKRRTAEREARRARRRQAREQTGKMADHLEGLSSDDEETSTDITNFNLERDRILKESSKVFEDVLESFYSIDCIKSQFEAWRSKYFASYKDAYIGLCLPKLFNPLIRLQLLTWTPLEGKCRDFETMLWFESLLFYGCEEQEQVKDDADISLLPTIVERVVLPKLTVISENIWDPFSTTQTSRMVAIVQKLIDGYPSVVNAENKNTQMLLKALLLRMRRTLDDDVFMPLYPKNILENKNSGPYLFFQRQFWSSVKLLGNFLQWYGILSNKTLQELSIDGLLNRYILMAFQNSEYGEDSIKKAQSVIACFPKQWFTNLTGDKTISQLENFCRYLVHLADTIYRNSIGCSDVEKRNAREHIKQIVKLLASIRALDHAVTVANDHNVKEFKILIEGK; this comes from the exons ATGTTCCGCAAGGCGCGGAGGGTGAACGTGCGCAAGCGGAACGACtcggaggaggaggatgaggagcgcGACGAGGAGCCGCCTCAGGagccggcggccgcggcggcgggggaAGGGCCCAGCGAGGCCTCCGCGCCGCCGGGCGCCGGGCTCCTGCCGCTGCCCGCCGGCTGCGTGCCCCtcgccctgcccggcagccccGCGGCTTTCGCCTGCGCCGCCAGCTACGGGGCGGCTCTCGGCTTGGGGCTGGGCTTGATGGGAGGCGAccgagcggggctgggggctctggcagcgCCCGCTGCCCTGCGCCCGCCGCCGCAGCAGGGCAATGGGCTGCCGGCTGCCGGGCGCCCCAAGGAGAAGAAGCGCTCGCGGGAGAACAAAGAGGTGCCGAGGGCCAGCCTGCTCAGCTTccaggacgaggaggagg aaACGGAAGAAGTTTTCAAAGTGAAGAAATCAAGTTACAGCAAAAAGATTGTAAAACAGTTGAAGAAGGAATACAAAGAAGATCTTGAAAAATCAAAAGTTAGAACAGAGGTCAATTCTCCAACAGATG TTGAAGCACCACTAGAAAAGATAGGACAGAATAAGGATATAGGCCAAGAAGATGGGACTGCAAACAGTGAGCATGGTGAAGAAGAAATGGAAGTTGAAagtgagaaggaagaagaaaaaccaaaagctGGTGGTGCTTTTTCAAGTGCTCTGTCATCACTGAATGTTCTCCGCCCAG GAGAAATTCCAGATGCTGCTTTTATTCATGCCGCTAGGAAAAAGCGTCAAATGGCTCGTGAACTTGGAGACTTTACCCCCGTTGACTCTGAACCAGGTAAAAGCCGCCTTGTTCGAGAAGATGAAAATGATGCCagtgatgatgaagatgatgacgAGAAGAGGAGGATAGTTTTTACAGtgaaggaaaaatcccaaaggcAAAAGATTGCTGAGGAAATAG GTATTGAGGGAAGCGATGATGAAGCACTAGTGGCAGGGGAGCAAGATGAAGAACTCAGTAGGTGGGAGCAAGAGCAGATACGAAAAGGAATCAACATACCCCAG GTTCAACCAAGTCAGCCTGCAGAAGTGAATAATGTTTACTACCAGAACACTTACCAGACACTGTCTTATGGTTCATCATATGGCATTCCATACACCTATGCTGCGTATGGATCATCGGAAACCAAGTCTCAAAAAACAGATAATACAGTTCCTTTCAAAACTCCCAGTAATGAGATGACTCCTGTTACTATTGATTTGGTAAAGAAACAGCTTAAAGACAG GTTGGACTCTATGAAAGAAATGCACAAAGCTAATCGGCAGCAATATGAGAAACACCAGCAAAGCCAAGAGGACTCTACCAAGGCAATTGAAAGATTAGAAGGGTCTTCTGGGGGTATTGGTGAACGGTATAAGTTTTTGCAAGAAATGCGAGGGTATGTCCAAGACTTGCTTGAGTGTTTCAGTGAAAAG GTGCCTCTGATTAATGAACTTGAATCTGCAATGCACCAGCTGTACAAACAGCGAGCTTCCCGCCTTGTCCAAAGACGACAAGATGATATTAAAGATGAATCTTCGGAGTTTTCAAGCCATTCAA ATAAAGCACTGATGGCTCCAAATCTTGATTCTTTTGGGCGAGACAGAGTGATCTATCAAGAGCAAGTCAAGCGTCGGACTGCAGAAAGAGAGGCTAGAAG AGCTCGCCGCAGACAAGCCAGAGAGCAAACTGGGAAGATGGCAGATCACCTTGAAGGCCTTTCCAGCGATGACGAGGAAACTTCAACAGATATCACAAACTTCAACTTGGAGAGAG ATCGTATATTGAAAGAATCCAGCAAAGTTTTTGAAGATGTTTTGGAAAGTTTTTACTCGATTGATTGCATTAAGTCACAGTTTGAAGCTTGGCGCTCCAAGTACTTTGCTTCTTATAAGGATGCTTATATTGGCCTGTGTTTACCAAAGCTGTTTAACCCTTTAATCAGACTTCAGCTGCTTACCTGGACTCCTTTGGAG GGCAAGTGTCGAGATTTTGAGACAATGTTGTGGTTTGAGTCATTGCTGTTTTATGGCTGtgaagagcaggagcaggtgaAGGATGATGCTGATATTTCACTGTTGCCTACCATTGTAGAGAGAGTTGTTCTTCCTAAATTAACAG taatttctgaaaatatctGGGATCCCTTTTCTACCACACAGACATCAAGAATGGTAGCAATTGTACAGAAACTAATAGATGGATATCCCTCAGTGGTgaatgcagaaaacaaaaacacacaa ATGCTTTTAAAGGCCCTGTTGCTAAGAATGAGGAGAACACTAGATGATGATGTATTCATGCCCTTGTACCCAAAAAA CATCTTAGAAAACAAGAACTCTGGTCCATACTTGTTTTTCCAACGTCAGTTTTGGTCCTCTGTTAAG TTATTGGGAAACTTTCTCCAGTGGTATGGAATCCTTTCAAACAAAACTCTACAGGAGCTGTCCATAGATGGGTTGCTAAATAGATACATTCTTATGGCTTTTCAAAACTCAGAGTATGGAGAGGACAGCATTAAGAAAGCTCAAAGT GTAATTGCTTGCTTCCCTAAGCAGTGGTTCACTAATCTAACGGGAGACAAGACTATTTCTCAGCTAGAAAACTTCTGTAGATACCTTGTTCACCTGGCTGATACAATTTACAGAAACAGCATTGGTTGCTCTGATGTAGAGAAGAGAAATGCAAG GGAGCACATCAAGCAGATTGTGAAGCTTCTAGCAAGTATCCGAGCTCTGGATCATGCTGTTACTGTTGCAAATGATCACAATGTAAAAGAGTTCAAGATTCTAATAGAAGGAAAATAG